The following is a genomic window from Gymnodinialimonas ceratoperidinii.
CATTCTGCAGGCCGATGCCGCCGATATCGATGGCGCTGCCGGTAGCGTGTTCGGACAGACGCGCGCCAGCGCGCGAGTTGCGGGTCCGGCACGCATAGGATGCCATCACCCGCATGTTCGCGATCCCTCCCCCGGTGCCGCCGATGATCTCGTCGGCATCGAGCACCCACTGGCTGAGCGATTGCGCGGTCGTGCAGTTGATCGTGGCAGGCGTCGTCAGCTGCACTCCATGAACCACACGCAAGCGGACGGCGTTGGGGATGCCACAGCCGCTGATCCGGCCGGTCACAGCCTCGATCTCTTCGCCCTGCAATCCGACGACGCCGCAGAGCGTTCCGGTGTTGCGGCCCGGCTGCGCCACGCGGCCGGGCGTGTTGCGCGTCGCGGCCGAGCGGACCCGTCCCTCCAGCCCGTCAGGCCGTATTTGCGGCCGCAGGGATTGCGTTATGGCGAGGGTCGAGCCTCCGCTGCCGACACCTGCCAGGGCTGTCGTCTCTCCGCGGGGGCGGAAAAGGTCGGCCAAGCCACGGGGTGCATTGGGCGCGGGCGCCTCGGCTCCGGGCACTGCGCCGATGGTGTCGCTAACGGTTGCACCGATCGCGCCC
Proteins encoded in this region:
- a CDS encoding extensin family protein, encoding MNVRAAVIALAVGASFPAGTLAQSAEVRVIEATPLAPAGSLRPAARPGSGTPVPSSSGPGAIGATVSDTIGAVPGAEAPAPNAPRGLADLFRPRGETTALAGVGSGGSTLAITQSLRPQIRPDGLEGRVRSAATRNTPGRVAQPGRNTGTLCGVVGLQGEEIEAVTGRISGCGIPNAVRLRVVHGVQLTTPATINCTTAQSLSQWVLDADEIIGGTGGGIANMRVMASYACRTRNSRAGARLSEHATGSAIDIGGIGLQNGNELSVLGDWRGGNSAVMRELHAAACGTFGTVLGPESDRFHQDHFHFDVASYRSGSYCR